The genomic window ctttgattgcTACCTTTCAAAACGTCATGCTTTGTATATTTATCCATACCATAATTACTACTTTCTCGACTATCTTCAATGATGTTTTTTACGCCTGAATtttgtttactaaaaaaaaaatttgcagacTTGGTATCATTAGAGTTTCCTCGGATTTTAGAAAGCTTTGTTTGTAACCAGATTGGCTTCTGAAACCATTTGTGTCATAATTGAAACAACGAGGAATGACTCCTCTTACGCATGTGATCACGATGCAAGAAATACATGCAGAGGGCCAAAATGCTCAAAAGCGCTGCAATTAGGCTTAATAGAGCAAAGAATCCTTTACGGTAACGAGCTGCATCAGCTACAGCTTCCATTAATTGATTTCGTTGTCCTAATGGAGCATGAAGATCATCATTGAAGTTGTAGATTGGTATGTTCGGAATAAACGTTTCCCAAAATTGATAAATTCTATTCAAATGGTGCGCATAGCCATAATTGATTTCATTATCCGGCGATTGGCGCTGTAGGTTATTATCACGCCATGTTTTATTATTCGTATTCTTTATCGAAAAAtcgctattttctttttttaacatttcgtcaattttaaatgcatttttatgAAAATCAGAAAAATAGTTTTCGCTCATTTCCATGGGAATATTTTTATCTTCTTCACCTATAAAATATATGAATTGATCCACTTTCGAATATGGCAACCATGGGTGAGAATTGAAATCGTGATTATGTATGGacgttataaaatttaatatagctTCTTGCAATCTACGCATTTTGCGTTCCTCCTCCGTTGTTAAACGTCTTCTAGCTATTTGCTGAAACATGCTGGTAcccaaaaagaaaagtaaatcAGATGTATGAGAAGCGCCTCCAAAATAATTTACTTTCCCCCTTATGTCCATGGTATTTGAGCTATCAAATATGTATGCAAAGACAGTCGTGGCGCTAACCGAAGTTGTAGAACTTAAGATATTAATTATACGGTAAAAAGGCAATTCGAAAAAATATTCGGATATGAGACGTTGCAGTGTGTACAATAAATGCTTTACGCTATTGTCATACCCTTTACTAAAATAAAACCATTTGAGCGCGTACTGTACTTTATCTCTGTGTTGCTTATCAAATTTTCGTAAAATGCGTGGTATCACAGTATAATCCACATAGTCACGAAGCGATTGGTAGCTTTCACGTGCTAAATTTATCCACCTCTGGTCCATGAACGCACCTTCATTAGAAGTGATGCCAATAAGTATAGGAGGTAATAATATATCGGTTTGACTTCTAAACAAGTCATATAAAGGCTTTGTTAAGATAGGGCCAATACGAAGGCTGCCATTGCCATGCTCATAAATGCTTTCAAATGCATTTAATAGATCACTAACGCTTTTCAACTTTAAACATCGTATAAGTTGGGCATTTGGCGTTTCGAACTGGCAACCAAGTTTGGCCACTAAAATATTTGAAGCTGTCAGTACTTCTTCCGTTGTTTTTAAATACTCTGACATATCTCCACTAGACATGATTACTATCTTAGCAAATAGtttcttattattatttggtTTTATAAGAGCATGCGCTAAAACGCATGGACCACCAGTTGTACCATGTCCCAACAGTGTAATTCGGTTCGCATCACCACCGAAAT from Eurosta solidaginis isolate ZX-2024a chromosome 3, ASM4086904v1, whole genome shotgun sequence includes these protein-coding regions:
- the LOC137246214 gene encoding cocaine esterase isoform X2, which translates into the protein MLADFKNKIHRLLRPILLYWQLFYVNGLRPTIMLDQGPIMGLKIFPDSSRAAVSAYLGVPYAQPPVADLRFAPPLPHKGWNRTLLAMNMRPLCPQPSNTVYHETADGSLPREIATNEDCLYLNIWVSESRNTQNKPVLVLISGEDMIYDWSQNRLSGVDLALDDIVVVSIQYRSNIFGWIAIENGNISGNFGLQDQRLALFWIQNNIKHFGGDANRITLLGHGTTGGPCVLAHALIKPNNNKKLFAKIVIMSSGDMSEYLKTTEEVLTASNILVAKLGCQFETPNAQLIRCLKLKSVSDLLNAFESIYEHGNGSLRIGPILTKPLYDLFRSQTDILLPPILIGITSNEGAFMDQRWINLARESYQSLRDYVDYTVIPRILRKFDKQHRDKVQYALKWFYFSKGYDNSVKHLLYTLQRLISEYFFELPFYRIINILSSTTSVSATTVFAYIFDSSNTMDIRGKVNYFGGASHTSDLLFFLGTSMFQQIARRRLTTEEERKMRRLQEAILNFITSIHNHDFNSHPWLPYSKVDQFIYFIGEEDKNIPMEMSENYFSDFHKNAFKIDEMLKKENSDFSIKNTNNKTWRDNNLQRQSPDNEINYGYAHHLNRIYQFWETFIPNIPIYNFNDDLHAPLGQRNQLMEAVADAARYRKGFFALLSLIAALLSILALCMYFLHRDHMRKRSHSSLFQL
- the LOC137246214 gene encoding cocaine esterase isoform X3, which gives rise to MNMRPLCPQPSNTVYHETADGSLPREIATNEDCLYLNIWVSESRNTQNKPVLVLISGEDMIYDWSQNRLSGVDLALDDIVVVSIQYRSNIFGWIAIENGNISGNFGLQDQRLALFWIQNNIKHFGGDANRITLLGHGTTGGPCVLAHALIKPNNNKKLFAKIVIMSSGDMSEYLKTTEEVLTASNILVAKLGCQFETPNAQLIRCLKLKSVSDLLNAFESIYEHGNGSLRIGPILTKPLYDLFRSQTDILLPPILIGITSNEGAFMDQRWINLARESYQSLRDYVDYTVIPRILRKFDKQHRDKVQYALKWFYFSKGYDNSVKHLLYTLQRLISEYFFELPFYRIINILSSTTSVSATTVFAYIFDSSNTMDIRGKVNYFGGASHTSDLLFFLGTSMFQQIARRRLTTEEERKMRRLQEAILNFITSIHNHDFNSHPWLPYSKVDQFIYFIGEEDKNIPMEMSENYFSDFHKNAFKIDEMLKKENSDFSIKNTNNKTWRDNNLQRQSPDNEINYGYAHHLNRIYQFWETFIPNIPIYNFNDDLHAPLGQRNQLMEAVADAARYRKGFFALLSLIAALLSILALCMYFLHRDHMRKRSHSSLFQL
- the LOC137246214 gene encoding cocaine esterase isoform X1 produces the protein MYKNTYIPINTYIFVVLKVIKLYNIHTMLADFKNKIHRLLRPILLYWQLFYVNGLRPTIMLDQGPIMGLKIFPDSSRAAVSAYLGVPYAQPPVADLRFAPPLPHKGWNRTLLAMNMRPLCPQPSNTVYHETADGSLPREIATNEDCLYLNIWVSESRNTQNKPVLVLISGEDMIYDWSQNRLSGVDLALDDIVVVSIQYRSNIFGWIAIENGNISGNFGLQDQRLALFWIQNNIKHFGGDANRITLLGHGTTGGPCVLAHALIKPNNNKKLFAKIVIMSSGDMSEYLKTTEEVLTASNILVAKLGCQFETPNAQLIRCLKLKSVSDLLNAFESIYEHGNGSLRIGPILTKPLYDLFRSQTDILLPPILIGITSNEGAFMDQRWINLARESYQSLRDYVDYTVIPRILRKFDKQHRDKVQYALKWFYFSKGYDNSVKHLLYTLQRLISEYFFELPFYRIINILSSTTSVSATTVFAYIFDSSNTMDIRGKVNYFGGASHTSDLLFFLGTSMFQQIARRRLTTEEERKMRRLQEAILNFITSIHNHDFNSHPWLPYSKVDQFIYFIGEEDKNIPMEMSENYFSDFHKNAFKIDEMLKKENSDFSIKNTNNKTWRDNNLQRQSPDNEINYGYAHHLNRIYQFWETFIPNIPIYNFNDDLHAPLGQRNQLMEAVADAARYRKGFFALLSLIAALLSILALCMYFLHRDHMRKRSHSSLFQL